A DNA window from Hordeum vulgare subsp. vulgare chromosome 1H, MorexV3_pseudomolecules_assembly, whole genome shotgun sequence contains the following coding sequences:
- the LOC123434623 gene encoding sphingoid long-chain bases kinase 1-like: MQKSDHHEQNLTSPRGLIHKVLRRTNSRRSPTAAEQDPSPVFAETSNTKFLKQKNVEGATKDPEKGSTHDNRTEDEKSDLLGYEVCSGKLTLDSKGRSVSGEQSGSGSSGNCFDARLTTEALVWGSNILKLEDIISVSYNSGLRHFTVHACPLEKRSNGLSCFMKPRRIQRDLRFLSTAPHEAFRWVNGFADQQCYVNLLPHPMASSKKHSSELIPFDAMLDPYVKCRSPPKILVILNPRSGHGRSSKVFHGKVEPIFKLAGFKMEVVKTTHAGHAKSLVSTIDFSTCPDGIVCVGGDGIVNEVLNGLLSRDEQIEAGSVPIGIIPAGSDNSLVWTVLGVKDPISAALSIVRGGFTPIDVFSVEWIQSGTTHFGTTVSYFGFVSDVLELSEKYQKRFGPLRYIVAGFLKFLCLPKYTFELEYLPVADVDGAGHKIVEGQEKVDTSDLYDDVVQRSRAECLPRASSLSSIDSIMSTSIMSGGEAEVPSPRANNEPSELVRALDPKSKRQSLGRTSTFKEPEELLHPQASTPSWRRSKSKSRTEKAWPGLTATNETKPSKGTTTHDKEDTSSTVSDPGPAWDTGPKWDMEPKWDNQPNWEPETPIELHGPSDDIELGLTKELVPSLDERWVVRKGRYLGVLVCNHSCKTVQSLSSQIVAPKAEYDDNCLDLLLVGGSGRLRLLRFLVLLQFGKHISLPNVEYVKVRSVRLKAGPNTHDGCGIDGELLHVKGQVRCSLLPQQSHLIGRPAKNLVQ; the protein is encoded by the exons ATGCAGAAGTCTGACCATCACGAGCAGAATCTTACTTCACCAAGGGGACTGATCCATAAAGTGCTTCGTCGTACAAATAGCAGGCGATCTCCAACTGCAGCAGAGCAAGATCCTTCTCCTGTATTTGCAGAAACAAGCAATACTAAATTCTTAAAGCAAAAGAATGTAGAAGGTGCAACCAAAGATCCAGAAAAGGGGAGCACTCACGATAACCGAACTGAAGATGAGAAGTCTGATTTGTTAGGATACGAAGTTTGTTCTGGGAAGCTTACATTAGATAGCAAAGGTAGAAGCGTTTCAGGTGAACAGTCGGGATCAGGGTCTAGTGGCAATTGTTTCGATGCTAGGCTCACCACTGAAGCCTTAGTATGGGGCTCTAACATCCTTAAGCTTGAGGACATTATATCT GTATCATACAATTCTGGGCTCCGGCATTTCACTGTGCATGCATGCCCTCTTGAAAAGAGATCTAATGGACTTTCCTGCTTTATGAAGCCTAGAAGAATCCAGAGGGACTTGCGTTTCCTATCCACTGCTCCACACGAGGCCTTTCGGTGGGTTAATGGTTTTGCAGATCAGCAATGCTATGTAAATCTGTTACCACACCCCATGGCATCAAGCAAAAAGCATTCTTCTGAACTCATTCcatttgatgccatgcttgatccaTATGTTAAATGTCGATCTCCACCAAAGATACTTGTCATCCTGAATCCTCGATCTGGACATGGTAGATCTAGCAAAGTTTTCCACGGGAAAGTGGAGCCCATATTTAAG CTTGCAGGTTTCAAGATGGAAGTGGTTAAAACTACACATGCTGGTCATGCAAAATCTCTTGTATCAACTATTGATTTTAGTACCTGTCCAGATG GAATTGTATGTGTGGGTGGCGATGGAATTGTTAACGAG GTACTCAATGGTCTTCTGTCCAGAGATGAACAAATTGAGGCAGGCTCTGTTCCAATTGGCATAATACCTGCAGGATCTGATAACTCACTTGTTTGGACAGTATTGGGTGTTAAAGATCCAATATCTGCAGCATTGTCCATTGTCAGG GGAGGTTTTACACCTATTGATGTTTTTTCTGTTGAATGGATTCAGAGTGGGACTACACATTTTGGCACAACAGTCTCATATTTTGGGTTTGTTAGCGATG TTCTTGAACTCTCAGAGAAATACCAGAAGCGTTTTGGTCCTCTCcgttacattgttgctggttttcTGAAATTTCTGTGCTTGCCAAAGtacacttttgaattggagtatcTTCCAGTAGCAGATGTTGATGGTGCTGGGCACAAAATTGTGGAGGGACAAGAAAAGGTTGATACGTCAGACCTCTATGACGATGTAGTTCAGAGGTCGAGAGCAGAATGTTTACCGCGCGCATCAAGTTTGTCTAGCATTGATTCAATCATGTCTACGAGCATAATGTCTGGGGGAGAAGCAGAGGTTCCTAGTCCACGCGCTAATAATGAACCGTCTGAACTTGTGCGTGCACTTGATCCGAAATCAAAACGCCAGTCATTAGGGAGGACAAGTACTTTCAAGGAACCAGAAGAATTGCTCCATCCTCAGGCATCAACTCCCAGCTGGCGTAGATCCAAATCAAAGTCAAGGACAGAAAAGGCGTGGCCAGGTTTGACTGCTACAAATGAGACTAAACCTTCTAAGGGCACGACAACACATGATAAAGAAGACACATCATCCACAGTTTCAGATCCTGGACCTGCATGGGATACAGGACCCAAGTGGGATATGGAGCCTAAATGGGATAATCAACCTAATTGGGAACCTGAAACTCCTATCGAGCTACATGGTCCATCAGATGACATTGAGCTTGGTCTGACTAAGGAACTAGTCCCAAGCTTAGATGAAAGATGGGTCGTCAGGAAAGGGCGCTATCTCGGTGTATTGGTATGCAACCATTCATGCAAGACTGTGCAGAGTTTAAGTTCCCAGATAGTTGCTCCCAAGGCTGAATATGACGACAACTGTCTGGACCTGCTGCTGGTTGGTGGAAGTGGGAGGCTAAGGTTATTAAGGTTTTTGGTGCTTTTGCAGTTTGGAAAACATATTTCTCTTCCGAATGTGGAATATGTAAAG GTAAGATCCGTAAGGCTTAAGGCAGGCCCGAATACACATGATGGGTGTGGTATCGACGGGGAACTACTCCATGTCAAGGGGCAGGTCCGGTGCAGTTTGCTACCTCAGCAAAGTCATTTGATAGGCAGGCCAGCCAAAAACCTTGTACAGTAA
- the LOC123434639 gene encoding uncharacterized protein LOC123434639, producing the protein MTGMHRARPGASASSRQLPRRAKQKLIKQPMARVGGDAAACRCSLPLLPPRFPLVVLVAMLTVVLVAAPSARAAWVEDYPSGVPCGATIPVEQCDPGDAAANSACMDVCHYGGCRRGGRCVSLGFARGRGCHCRC; encoded by the exons ATGACCGGCATGCACAGGGCGCGGCCGGGAGCATCAGCTAGCTCTCGTCAACTCCCCAGGCGAGCAAAACAGAAGCTAATTAAGCAACCCATGGCTCGAGTAGGCGGCGATGCCGCCGCGTGCCGCTGCAGTCTCCCCCTGCTGCCCCCGCGCTTCcccctcgtcgtcctcgtcgccaTGCTCACCG TGGTCTTGGTGGCGGCGCCGTCGGCGAGGGCGGCGTGGGTGGAGGACTACCCGTCGGGGGTGCCGTGCGGGGCGACGATCCCGGTGGAGCAGTGCGACCCGGGGGACGCGGCGGCCAACAGCGCATGCATGGACGTGTGCCACTACGGCGGGTGCCGCCGCGGCGGCCGCTGCGTGTCGCTCGGCTTCGCCAGGGGCCGCGGCTGCCATTGCAGGTGTTAG